Proteins from one Canis lupus familiaris isolate Mischka breed German Shepherd chromosome 26, alternate assembly UU_Cfam_GSD_1.0, whole genome shotgun sequence genomic window:
- the LOC102157022 gene encoding thymosin beta-4-like: protein MSDKPDMAEIEKFDKSKLKKTETQEKNPLPSKEAIEQEKQAGEL, encoded by the coding sequence ATGTCTGACAAACCCGATATGGCTGAGATTGAGAAATTCGATAAGTCAaaactgaagaagacagaaaCACAGGAGAAGAATCCACTGCCTTCAAAAGAAGCGATCGAACAGGAGAAGCAAGCGGGCGAATTGTAA